A stretch of Suncus etruscus isolate mSunEtr1 chromosome 9, mSunEtr1.pri.cur, whole genome shotgun sequence DNA encodes these proteins:
- the KCNG1 gene encoding potassium voltage-gated channel subfamily G member 1, whose amino-acid sequence MTLLPGDNSDYDYSALSCTSDATLHPAFLTSRQPLKGVFYRRAQRLQPQDKPTPGGQPQDHRRPIIINVGGIRYSLPWTTLEQFPLTRLGQLGACTNFDDILAVCDDYDVTCNEFFFDRHPGAFGTILTFLRAGKLRLLREMCALSFQEELLYWGIAEDHLDGCCKRHYLQKMEEFSEMMQRDDEEDDDELDMDEDLLDSDGSPADEGRLGRCMRTLRDMVERPHSGLPGKVFACLSVLFVTVTAVNLSVSTLPSLREEEEQGRCSQMCHNIFIVESVCVGWFSLEFLLRLIQAPSKLTFLRSPLSLIDLVAILPYYGTLLVDGAAAGRRKPGAANNYLDKVGLVLRVLRALRILYVMRLARHSLGLQTLGLTARRCTREFGLLLLFLCVAIALFAPLLYVIENEMAESPEFTSIPACYWWAVITMTTVGYGDMVPRSTPGQVVALSSILSGILLMAFPVTSIFHTFSRSYLELKQEQARLVFRRTQFLLKTKSQLSLSRDSELLFGSVSSDARDHS is encoded by the exons ATGACCCTCTTACCAGGAGACAATTCCGATTATGACTACAGCGCCCTGAGCTGTACTTCAGATGCCACACTGCACCCGGCCTTCCTGACCTCCAGACAGCCTCTCAAGGGCGTTTTCTACCGCAGGGCACAGCGGCTTCAGCCACAGGACAAGCCTACCCCAGGAGGACAGCCCCAGGATCACCGCCGGCCCATCATCATCAACGTGGGTGGCATTAGGTACTCACTGCCCTGGACCACTCTTGAGCAGTTTCCGCTGACACGTCTGGGCCAGCTCGGGGCTTGCACCAATTTCGACGACATTCTGGCAGTGTGTGACGACTATGATGTCACCTGCAACGAGTTCTTCTTCGACCGGCACCCCGGGGCCTTCGGCACCATCCTGACCTTCCTGCGGGCTGGCAAGCTGCGGCTGCTACGAGAGATGTGCGCTCTGTCCTTCCAGGAAGAGCTGTTGTACTGGGGCATCGCTGAGGACCACCTGGATGGCTGCTGCAAGCGCCATTACCTGCAGAAGATGGAGGAGTTCTCCGAGATGATGCAGCGCGACGATGAGGAGGACGATGATGAGCTGGACATGGACGAAGACCTGCTGGACAGTGATGGGTCCCCCGCGGACGAAGGCCGCCTGGGCCGCTGCATGCGCACCTTGCGCGACATGGTGGAGCGGCCGCACTCGGGGCTCccgggcaaggtgtttgcctgccTGTCAGTGCTCTTTGTCACCGTCACTGCCGTCAACCTGTCCGTCAGCACCTTGCCCAGTCtgagggaagaggaggaacag GGCCGCTGCTCGCAGATGTGCCACAACATCTTCATCGTGGAGTCGGTGTGCGTGGGCTGGTTCTCCTTGGAGTTCCTGCTGCGGCTCATCCAGGCGCCCAGCAAGCTGACCTTCCTGCGCAGCCCGCTGTCGCTCATCGACCTGGTGGCCATCCTGCCCTACTACGGCACGCTGCTGGTGGACGGCGCGGCCGCGGGGCGCCGCAAGCCGGGGGCCGCCAACAACTACCTGGACAAGGTGGGGCTGGTGCTGCGGGTGCTGCGGGCGCTGCGCATCCTCTACGTGATGCGCCTGGCGCGCCACTCGCTCGGGCTGCAGACACTCGGCCTGACGGCGCGCCGCTGCACGCGGGAGTTCGGGCTGCTGCTGCTCTTCCTGTGCGTGGCCATCGCCCTCTTCGCCCCGCTCCTGTACGTCATCGAGAACGAGATGGCCGAGAGCCCCGAGTTCACCAGCATCCCGGCCTGCTACTGGTGGGCGGTGATCACCATGACCACGGTGGGCTACGGCGACATGGTGCCGCGCAGCACGCCCGGCCAGGTGGTGGCTCTGAGCAGCATCCTCAGCGGCATCCTGCTCATGGCCTTCCCCGTCACCTCCATCTTCCACACCTTTTCCCGCTCCTACCTGGAGCTCAAGCAGGAGCAGGCGCGGCTCGTGTTCCGCAGGACCCAATTCCTGCTCAAGACCAAGTCGCAGCTCAGCCTGTCCCGGGACAGCGAGCTGCTGTTCGGCAGCGTCTCCTCCGACGCCAGAGACCACAGCTGA